TTGATCGCTCGCAGGCCCGGCCCGGCGACATCATTTACTACGACCAGGCCGGCCCGAACGACGGGCTGCAGAAGGGGGCGGCGCACCACGCCGCGATCGTCACCGGGGTGATGCCGGACGGCGAGATCAAGTACACACAGCACAGCGACCCGTATCAGAACGCGAGTTTGCAAGGCCGTCTCCCGGCAGTGGAGAAGGGCGAGGGACAGCAGCGGGTGCGCATCGTGCGCCCACACCCGGATTGGTACTGATGACTGACACCTCCACCAGCACCCGACGCTCCCCACTGCTCGTCCCGCTCTTCGCGCTGCTCGGCGTGGGCGGTCTCACCGCCTACAGCAAGGCTGACGACGCACATGTCGCCGCGGAGTGGGCACACTGCGGGGACCTCCCGCTGACCTGGCAGATCTACCTCAGCGCCTACGGCGCGCTGGCCTGCGGGATACTCGCTCTCGCACTGTTCTGGTGGCTCGCCAGGCGCGCCCGGCGACGCGACACATGGGTGGGCGACAGCTGGCCGGGCAAGCTCGCGATCGCTGCCCTCGTCGTCGACGTCCCGCTGGTGGCACTGCAGTTCTTCGTGGTCTGGTACCTGTACCAGCCGTCGCCCGGGGGACCCATCAGCTGCGTCTGAGAGGGGCTCGCCCCTGATTACGGAACGGTCTTGAGACGGCCCCGGCGATTCGCGCCCGCCGGGGCCACACCTGGACGAACCATGGCGTCAGGCACCCGGTCGCCGCTCCGTCACGAAGGAGCCCATGCCGGGTGTGGTGACGATGAGCCCTTCTTCCCTGAGGGCGGCGGTGACCTTGCGGATGGTCACGCGCGCGACGCCGAATTCCTGCTCCATCCGCACCTCGGAAATGAGCTGGCGCGGAGGGTACGTGCCGTCCGCGATCCGCGCACGGATCACGTCGGCAATCTGCGTCCACTTGGGCCGCGTCGGGTCGTAGTCCATAGAGCTAGGCGTCGTTGGATGAGCCACCGGCCGCCAAATCTTCCGGAAGGCCCTTGGGTGCAAATTCGATCACGGGAACAAGGTAGGCACGCCACACCATGGCACCGTCACGTCCCAGCCACGGCGGCCGCGCCGTCACCCCCGGCTCCAACAGGCCGCCGAGCTGATGAACGGGCCGGTGGAGACGACCGCCCAAGAACTCCGCTTCTGTGTCCACAGGCTGTGTGAAGCGCTGCGGGACGCGCTGCGGATCGCGGAGAGCAGGGGTGGGCGTGTGACCTGACCGCCGGACGGCAAGATCAAGGGCCCGGCATCGCGATGCCGGGCCCCGTGCGCATGAAGGCAGTTGTGAAGAGGTGCGTCAGGCGAGCGCCAGCCAGGCCGCGCCCGCGATGACCAGGATGGCGACGATGACGCCGACGATGACGCCCACGCGGGGGCCGGCCGACTGCTGCGGGGCCGGGGCGCGGCGGCCGCCGGTCTGCGGGGTGCCGCCCTCGTCCACGAAGGCGCGGAACATCTGCGTGCTGCCCGCCGGGTCGTAGTTGCCGCCGGCCTGGTTCTGCGGGTTGGTCGCCATGGGGAAGGACCCTAGCGAACCGGGGGCGGAGCGGCACCCTTGGGGCGTGTGCGCAGCAGCCGCGGGGGCGCCTACGGAGCGGACACGGGCCGCGTACGGGGTGTGGGCGAGGGGGCGGGCGGCTCGTGTGAGGGTGTCCTGCTACCGGCCGGTATCGGCCAGCGGCCGCCATCCCGCCTCCGACCTGCGGGTTTACGGGTCGCGTCGGCTCCATTGACCAATCGCCGGGCCAGACTTTTGGCTCCCTTTACTTCAAGGCTGGACGAATCGTTTGCCTTCAGCAACCAACATTGCTTATGGTTGCCCCAAGCAACAAAAGATGCGAAGAGTGCGAACGATCGCTTGGAGGAGCCGGTGGCCGCTCACAGTCAGTTCGAGGAGCTGGCCAGGCAACTCAGTGCCATCGGTGCCGTCAAGCGGGAGATGGGGCGGATGCTGCCCCAGGACTGCCCGCCCGCGTCGGCCGGTGTGCTCACCCTTCTCGACCGGCACGGTGAGATGCGGATGAGCCAGCTCGCCGAGCTGCTCGCGATCGACATGTCGGTGACCAGCCGGCATGTCGCCCATGTCGCCGAGCGCGGCTGGATCGAGCGGAAGCCTGATCCGGCGGACAAGCGGTCGCGGCTGCTGCGGCTGACCCCGAGCGGCACCGCGCTCCTGGAGGAGCTCGCCGAGCGTTACACGGCGGCGC
This genomic stretch from Streptomyces nigrescens harbors:
- a CDS encoding MarR family winged helix-turn-helix transcriptional regulator encodes the protein MAAHSQFEELARQLSAIGAVKREMGRMLPQDCPPASAGVLTLLDRHGEMRMSQLAELLAIDMSVTSRHVAHVAERGWIERKPDPADKRSRLLRLTPSGTALLEELAERYTAALARYLDDWSDADVGHLVELLARLRTSFGDCRTRAHHDSLTRTPAG
- a CDS encoding GntR family transcriptional regulator, translated to MDYDPTRPKWTQIADVIRARIADGTYPPRQLISEVRMEQEFGVARVTIRKVTAALREEGLIVTTPGMGSFVTERRPGA